DNA from Musa acuminata AAA Group cultivar baxijiao chromosome BXJ1-5, Cavendish_Baxijiao_AAA, whole genome shotgun sequence:
GTTATCTAGATATGTCCAAACAAGATAAAGGCTAGTAGCATTTCTCTATTTTTATGTTAATTGCTATTATTATACTTATTTTATGCGTGACTACTATGGAGGTTTTTTTGGTTTTATGACTTCAGTGAAAATATGAGCTAAATGTGCTAAGCTATAGTCGTTGAAGATCTGATAGGAAATGTGTTTTGAAGAACTTTTTATTGAAATTTTTAGATCAGCATACATGGAATGATCATTCTAGGGACTTTCCttagtatatatttttattgtttcaAATGAAGTGGCATGATCTGTAAAATCTTAATCCATTGTTTTTATAGGTTCAAAAGCTAATGGGATCAACACCGTTGGATCTCGGGAGGTCTAATTTGGCGAAGAGTGGGCAAATAAGTAGGAATGCTCTCTGCCCATGCGGATCTGGGAAAAGATACAAAAGGTCTGACTTTAGTATCGTCATTACTTTGTCCCAATGCCTTCATCGCTTGACTGCATCCTGCACTATTTTCAATTTATTTGCTAAAACTGTAGCTTTAGGATCCAGATTAAGGTTATTCAATATGATCATTTTAAATAACTACGAAATAGTTCAGAATAACCCTACAGTGGTAAGTTGCAGGAAATATGCTGACGTTCCAGGCTTACTGCATGGAATTTAGCAGATAAAATATCATTTCAGAAAAGAGAAAATCATTCTTATATATTTCCACCTCTTCTTTACCGCCTTACTCATTTACCAGCATGATCTACATATGATAAGTTGTTATATCACAAACAACATGACCACAGTTTTCTTTTCATGCAATTATTTTATCTACATTAAGGTTTCCACAAAAATTCATGTAGATGATCATAATCAATCCTGTCAACTGGAGGGAATCTCCCATGTTTCTTGAGTTAGTAGGAGTTAACTGCTCACTTCTTACTGAAGAATCAGCACTGATTGGCAAGAGCACCTCACATACACAACATGAACAACTATGAGAGGAAAGAGCGAGACTCTGAAATAGGTTAATCTTTTTCATGATAGTGATATCTCTCTAAACTATCTCTTTCTTGTGCATGAACATGAAGGTGCTGCGGAACAACCTAAAGTGGAAGCTTGGATATGGAGTTCCTTCCAATTTTGTGTAGAACATAAACAGGTAAGTGGCAGCAGAAGCAATTTACCCTTTCTAAATCATAAAAACCTCAGTCTTGTGTTCTTTCTTTTCCATTTGGAATTCCAAGTTGTATAACTTGAAGTGATTGAAATCAGAAAGTTCTCATCTTCAAATCAAGTGAACGAAATATTTCTTTGTGCAGATTTTCAGAGCTGAACTCGTGTGAGTATGAGATCAAGGACTAAATCCTCAAGCAGCTTCAACTTGGAACCATTTCATCGGCCTATAATCTCATGTAAGAAGTTTGTTCCTCTCATTCATGTAGCAAATAAGGATATTAAAGGATTCTTCATGATCGATCTTTAATTCCTCGTTCCTAGCTGTATCTTGAGATGACTTTTCTGATTATACACGAAGTCCCGAATATCTTATGGTAACTGTTTGCACTTTCGGATTGTTTCTtatcttttttcttaattttaatcATATATTATTTGGTTAGATTTCTcattaagaatattttttatttacttctgCCCTAACTTTGACTCTTCTGCCTTTGATAAAGATAAAAGAATATTTATCGCTACATTGTTTGTATCTTTTGGCATTAGATAGATATTGACAGAACCTATAAAAGATCCGAATCTACTCTTTCGTTGCCAAATGGATGATGGTTGACAATAATAGAGAGTGGGGAAGTCATGCTTGGTGGATCCCATGACATGCAAGCAGAGTTGCATCACGCTTTCCCATCACTTCAGTCACGATCATGCCATCACATAAACGAGCAAAACCATGGAGGTCACGTCGCGTCACGACGTGGTGTGGCTCACCGTCCGTGTCCGTGGTCTCCGCCACGTCAATTCCATCGCACTTGGTGGCCGACGTGGCGAACCGTGGTCCTTCCGAAACCCAAACCCATGACTTACCCGTGATTAGGTTTAAGTGGTGGATTAAGTGACGGAATTAGATATCCGCTGACGTCACCTACCACCCGTCTCCCTCAACTCCCACCCACCGTTCTACCATAGTTAGCAAAAGCATGCAAATTATTATTTGCCTCATAAAACAAATTAATTTCCAAAGGAAAAATAGTAATAATTTCCATTTCCTTGTATAAGAGAGCCCAAATAAAACTtccattatatttatatattattaagaGGAACGTTAATGAGTGGATTAATCGACTACGGGAGGTAGAGGGAGGGGTCGGCGTCCAACCAGTGGCTCTGATTCCAGTACGCCACAGGATCGACGGCGCTGGTGAGATCGAAGAGTGCAGAGTCCGCCGGTTCTGGCCAATCCAGCGGCGGGAGATCGCCGCCGCCCGGCCCGGGATCCAAGGGTACCGTCTGATCTATGAGCCCTGGCCTGATCAcctccgccgccgctgctgctgcctcctCTTGTGGGTGCGACTGGTCCGGGAAGCTGAACGCTAGGATCGACGCCGCATCCGTGAAGCTTACGGCCGCTGGATCTTGGAAGACGTCTGGCGCCGGGCACGGTGGGGGATCCACTGGTAGTGGTTCGAAGGGAGGGTTATTGTTGGAGATGGACATGTGGGAGGTGAGTAGGGTCGAGGTAGTGGCGGTGGTGACGGCCCCGAGGCTGGGGCTGTCGCTGCTGCAtcgggaggcggaggaggagcggcggcggcggcggtggtggtggtggtggtcctcATCGGTCGCATCGGAGGACGGCCTGGACGAGGgtttagaggaggaggaggaggaaggggggcGCTTGGACCTGCGGCAGCCGCCGCCGATGGGGACGTTGCGGAGAACGCCGCCCATGGTCCAGTAACGGCGGCACGACTTGCAGAAGTGGCGGGGCTGCGAGTggttgtagttgttgtagtagcagaacttggtgttagCGGAGTTGCAACGCGGGCACTTCAccgcctgctgctgctgctgctgccgcgccACCTCCGCCGGGTAGCCCACGACGCGGCGGTGCTCAACCCCGCCACCGAAGATGCCGCCGGTCACCGGCTGGAAGTCCTGCATTTCCCGGAGATATTCTAGAAGATTCCCGAATCTTCTTCCGTGGGCAGGCGGGTGATGCCACCCGGGGATCTCCgccgggagaggaaagagaggaaGGAGCTCTTCACTCCTCCCTGTGATCTCATCTTATACCatcacagtctctctctctctcctttttttatccAAAATTACCATCATACCCCCACGGCGATAcctaaataaattaatatttttactatATAAAAACATATTATATTGATTTTAAGACTCAGAAAAGCCCACTGACACCAAATGAGTCCGACCCAAAGACCGCATGCATACTTATATCTGCACGGTATACAGTACACACACTACACTACCGAACAAATAGTAGAAGAGTTCGTCTCATTATCCTATGTCACGGGTTACTGCTACTGCTGCCACCACAAGACGACgtcggggggggggggaagaagaggaagaggcgtACGGCGGTGGCAGGGCTCATGCGGTCCGTCCGATCGCCGTCGTCGTTCTTCATTTTGTCGGCCATGTCTCTCTCTGTTGTGCCCTTCTCGCTGCTTCTTCTCTGAATGCCTCGCTTGCCTCGCCTTTGTGGTGGCCCCCCTTGGAGAATGATTGCGCGTCAGTGGGTAGATGGCTCCTTCTCGTACGGCCACCCACAGCAAGACAGGGCTGAAGGCAGAGGAGGACAGTGCATGTCCCACCACATCCACCACCACCGGAGTGGGCCGCTCACCTTCCTCCGTGCATGAATCATACCAAGCTTACTAAATTGATGTCTGGGATGACTGAATcagtcccattgaattcaagcaataaattttataataaatttaatcaataaatattttatagaatacatgaaatattctttCAATTATATATTTTGGATTGATGTCATGTTATTGATGTGGACTCAGAATTGTTAGTGATAATGCTAAATTAGaagtaatattatttttttatatagtttTAATCTTTTGTATTGTTGTTGATTACCcaactaaaaatatttatcaatctcaATGTCGAGACTATCATTGGTGgtgttagaaaatgattgaaagaAGTGATAGACTCATCACCTTTAATTTCTATTCATCACTATTTTCCTAATTTCTGTTCATTAATCTCTTCCACAACCTCacttatcataaatccataagccttACATAGTAATATTAAGATTTCTAATTCTTCTAAGACCCTTAAAATCAAATAGTTTCAAATATGAGATTTTATAGAATGCATCCATAAAATTTGACTGAATTAGAAATCTGAACTCCAATAAATTGGTTGGCCAAAAAACAAAAGTCAACAACACATGAAATAATTATGGaaggaaaaaatagaaaaaaaaaaaagatccaggCCAGAATTAATTGATAACTAGGTTGGGGATCACAACATGATCCATCCATCTAACTCTATTATCTTTGTCACAAACATCAATTGTTTGTCATTGTCACATTCATTTCTTTAGTgaagactaattacatattactatcGATACTTAGATCCTTATAgttctgaaaataaaataaacaatcTCATTTGTCTTAATGTCATTGACTGCAATGATGAAAAACATTACACATGATACCATATGTTGAATCGACGTGATAGTgatagacaaaaagataattttaacatcctTTTCGTTTTCAACGATTTTACTGGTAAAATGATAGTTTCAACGTTCCACGTACTAATCGACATCACAACCGATGGTACTGATCGACAACACAACGGATGATGTAAGGataaatgagattatttattttatttttaaaattataaagattctaatataaactttttaagtatataaattatgattttattaggatccaaatataaataataatatgtaattagctcgcAAAAGAAGTTGTTTTGGTTTATCAATTTGTGTGTCGTTGGGGATACTGTAAACCCCGAGAAATCTGATGAGACAAGCCATTGTCAATTGATACCTCAGATCAAGTACATAgatagagagagtgagagagagcgagagagagggggggggacaACGGGTTGCACTGTTGAAGAGGTATGGGGAGTTGTCATGCCGCATGGGGCAGCACATGGGACGGTGGAGAACTCGAGAGGTGGAAGGAAGGCTGTCGAAGAGAGAGCCGTCTTTGAAAAGGGTAGGCAGTGGTGATGAACACAATCGGCAGTGTGTGCCTTCTGCATGTCCATTTCACAGAGGTCCTCcatttccaccaccaccaccacctgtcATGGTGGTGATCCCAGAGTAGCTCATGCCATTGTCCTCCCTCCGGTTGTTGCTGAGCTGCAGAATTTGGTGGATGTCTCCTTCACCCTTACATCCTCACCTCTCCCACTCCATGTTTCATGCTGTAGTATGTTGAGCATGAGAAATCATAGGAGGACATCAAGGAGGCTTAGCTTCTTATATTAGACAGCCAAAAACCAATTTGATCGAGTAGGTTGTCTCTTTAGCAGAAGGGTGAAATAATTCCTTTGGGGGATCATTCCTAGATCTACTCATAATTTTCTCATGTTTCATATCTCATTTTGCAAGATATTATGTGAGCAGAATGGAGATATTGATGTGTATGAGATGAGAAAGATGAATTAAAAATAGTCTTGTATTTCTGAAGATTAAAATATTGAGTTTGATTTACAACCTAATAAGCTTAGCTTTTTAACATATAGCatcttttaacatatttaaaaatatagtattGTACTAAACTTTAGCAATAGTTTTCTACCTGATAAATCGTGTTGGTACGTTCATAGTCCAAAACGAATAATTCCTTATGAGTCAATCacatgatgataaaatatgatttaTCATAATAGCGTCAGAATGAGGGTTCTGACATTTAGTTTCATATTAATTAAGGAGTATGAGAACTCATGTGGGTACATAAGTTCGTCAGATCATCTTTattctcaaaaatatattttgaaatttattGGATTCGAAAGGGTAAAATCAATGACTAAAAATGGATAATTTCTCGTGAGCTCATCGCATCAATGACTACAAAATGTGACTTATTAATTACTCATGTTCATTATTATTTAATTGATAACACAACCAACAACAGCTCCTCCATCAACAGTTCATGTGCCATGCAACACACTTCCAGATCTGCTTGTGAATCATGTACTCATGTTTCAGATCTGATATTTGTGAATCATGTGCAGCCACACCACTCAGCTCTGATGAGAGTGACACAAGAAAGTGATACACAACAATCCCTTTCTTCTGCAAGCAGAACACATGTACAAATGGCTGCAACTGCCCTCTGGGTCATATCCCATGCCTTCATTTCAGAGGTACAGTGGGAGCACTGACTCAAGTTGGGATTGCAGTCACCATTAGGATGACACAAGTCCAGTGATAGGGTCCAGACTCATCCAGGATGTCAGCCAAATGCATCATCCAAAACAATGCTTTTGCATGTGATTGTTCCTTGAGGATCAATTCACAGCCATGGGGTTCTCATGTCTCCCTGTCAGTCCATGAATCATGACAGCAATGAGTTGTTCCTTTCACCTTCTATTGGGGATAAAACCTGATGTTGAAATAGCAGCAGTGGAGGGACCATGGAAACAACTCTATGATTTACTAAATTAAGCTTTTGATCAGTAAAATTTAGGCTCAATGTTTCTGTCTCTCTTGTTGTTCATCCTATCAGCTGGGGAGGCTTTTCACACATTGTATGTTTGTGAATGATCATGTACCTTTTCCTGTTCTAGAaaaaggattatatatatatatatatatatatatatatatatatatatgtatatatatatatatatgtatatatatatatatatgtatatatatatatatatgtatatatacatacatatatatatgtatatatacatacatatatatatgtatatatacatacatatatatatgtatatatacatgtatatatatatgtgtatatacatgtatatatacatatatatatgtatgtatatatacatatatatatgtatatatacatacatatatatatgtatatatacatacatatatatatgtatatatatgtatgtatttatatatatatatatgtatgtatatatatatatgtatgtatatatatatatatgtatatatatatatatatgtatatatatatggaattttTCCAATACAAAATCCTTTTCCAGTATGACTGAAACCAAAATAATTGTGACCTGTTTTCCTTTGGTTTTCCTTTTtcatttctcctcttcttttcttaACTGTAGATATGTGTGTCCTATTCCAAATTCCACACCTTGAGCCTGATCTGATCAATCTGGGCAGTAGATGAGTTATTCTCATTTTGGAAGCTTATGAAACAATGAACAGCTTCAAGCACACATGAAATGACTAGCTTTCTTTCATTTGGTAACACACCTCACAATCAGAAACATAATTCTAGTCTGCAAGTTTTAATGGATTAGCATACTGCTGGCACTGGTAACTGTGGAAACATCTCAATATCTCCAATGTTCATCTCCTGAGCAAGAAATTGCAGCTGAAACATTCCTCCTCAAACTTATGTCTGAATGATTCTTCATAAAGACAGAGTGTGATCTAAATATAATTCTGAACTATAATTATACTGCTGTTGCTGTAGATATTGAAGTTTTAGAGTAGGTTATGCATTTTAAGGACTGGGCCAAGAGTGGCTCAGCTGATGATTATTCAAGCCCAGTCTGATCTCCAAATTATTCAAGCATTCAAATAGGAGTAAAATGATGTAGAACAGTGTAGCTTCATGGATGGGTTTTGCAGGAACTTGTATAAGATGTGATAAGCCTATAAGAGATTACAATGTGCAAAATTAGTGACAGCAGCACAAAAATAAGTTTACTAGCAGCCTCTGAGTTGACTAAAATGGATTGCAATTTTCTTGTTGACTTGTTTTTTTTATAATGTCAGTAGCCCTTATTTTTAGAGATTGACTTATAGTTCCCTCAATCATGAGATAAAGTCAACATTTCAC
Protein-coding regions in this window:
- the LOC135674492 gene encoding dof zinc finger protein 4-like gives rise to the protein MQDFQPVTGGIFGGGVEHRRVVGYPAEVARQQQQQQAVKCPRCNSANTKFCYYNNYNHSQPRHFCKSCRRYWTMGGVLRNVPIGGGCRRSKRPPSSSSSSKPSSRPSSDATDEDHHHHHRRRRRSSSASRCSSDSPSLGAVTTATTSTLLTSHMSISNNNPPFEPLPVDPPPCPAPDVFQDPAAVSFTDAASILAFSFPDQSHPQEEAAAAAAEVIRPGLIDQTVPLDPGPGGGDLPPLDWPEPADSALFDLTSAVDPVAYWNQSHWLDADPSLYLP